The following are encoded together in the Streptomyces sp. NBC_00358 genome:
- a CDS encoding response regulator, with product MVQKAKILLVDDRPENLLALEAILSALDQTLVRASSGEEALKALLTDDFAVILLDVQMPGMDGFETAAHIKRRERTRDIPIIFLTAINHGPHHTFRGYAAGAVDYISKPFDPWVLRAKVSVFVELYMKNCQLREQAALLRLQLEGGGKAVLGESKEPAGLLAELSARLAAVEEQAEALSKQLDDDSADAAAVATAAHLERKLTGLRRALDALEPGTGSGAPSLPSQN from the coding sequence ATGGTGCAGAAGGCCAAGATCCTCCTGGTCGATGACCGGCCGGAGAATCTGTTGGCGCTGGAGGCGATCCTCTCCGCGCTCGATCAGACACTGGTACGGGCATCGTCCGGGGAGGAAGCGCTCAAAGCGCTGCTCACGGACGACTTCGCGGTCATTCTGCTGGACGTTCAGATGCCGGGCATGGACGGTTTCGAGACCGCCGCGCACATCAAGCGGCGGGAGCGGACCCGGGACATCCCGATCATCTTCCTCACCGCCATCAACCACGGCCCGCATCACACCTTCCGGGGGTACGCGGCCGGCGCGGTGGACTACATCTCCAAGCCCTTCGACCCGTGGGTGCTGCGCGCGAAGGTCTCGGTGTTCGTCGAGCTCTACATGAAGAACTGTCAACTCCGGGAGCAGGCGGCTCTGTTGCGGCTCCAGTTGGAGGGCGGGGGCAAGGCGGTGCTCGGCGAGTCCAAGGAACCCGCCGGACTCCTCGCCGAACTCTCGGCGCGGCTCGCCGCCGTCGAGGAGCAGGCGGAGGCGCTGTCCAAGCAGCTCGACGACGACTCGGCGGACGCGGCGGCGGTGGCGACCGCGGCCCATCTGGAACGCAAACTCACCGGACTGCGCAGGGCGCTGGACGCGCTGGAGCCGGGTACGGGCAGCGGTGCCCCTTCGCTGCCGTCGCAGAACTGA
- a CDS encoding HAMP domain-containing protein, with amino-acid sequence MESGAATRGGRTRAKGGQSLNSGRTPRTGTTEVDTAALNRLLAALVSMRDGNFRKRLTVSGDGVMSEISAVFNEVADRNLHLTGELSRVRRVVGREGKLTERLETGAGDGAWAAAIEASNALVDDLVRPVSEVGRVLSAVAEGDLSPRMDLRAQAADGNGHPLRGEFLKVGRTVNNLVDQLSTFTDEVTRVASEVGTEGKLGGQARVRGMSGSWKDLTDSVNTMAYRLTAQVRDIALVTTAVAKGDLSRKVTVHVAGEMLELKNTVNTMVDQLSSFSSEVTRVAREVGTEGELGGQAQVPGVAGVWKDLTDSVNLMAGNLTAQVRGIAQVTTAVASGDLSQKVTVSARGEVAQLAETINQMTETLRTFADEVTRVANEVGGEGRLGGQANVPGAAGTWKDLTDSVNTVFRNLTTQVRDIAAVTTAVANGDLSQKVSVQVAGEMLELKNTVNTMVDQLSSFGVEVTRVAREVGVEGELGGQAQVPGVAGTWKDLTDSVNTAFQNLTGQVRNIAQVTTAVANGDLSQKVTVDVSGEMLQLKNTVNTMVDQLSSFADQVTRMARDVGTEGRLGGQARVDGVSGTWKELTDSVNFMAGNLTSQVRQIAQVTTAVARGDLSQKIDVDARGEILELKNTINTMVDQLSAFADQVTRVARDVGTEGRLGGQAQVPGVAGVWRDLTDSVNGMAGNLTAQVRNIAQVATAVARGDLSQKIDVDARGEILELKNTLNTMVDQLSNFAEQVTRVAREVGTEGMLGGQAEVQGVSGTWKDLTQSVNFMANNLTIQVRNIAEVTTAVAKGDLSKKITVDAKGEILELVTTVNTMVDQLSNFAEQVTRVAREVGTEGNLGGQARVPGVTGIWKDLSDNVNVMADNLTNQVRNIAQVATAVANGDLTKKVTVEASGEVAQLADTVNTMVKTLSSFADQVTRVAREVGTDGILGGQARVPGVSGTWKDLTESVNGMASNLTGQVRNIAMVTTAIAKGDLTKKIDIDARGEILELKTTINTMVDQLSSFAEEVTRVAREVGTEGQLGGQARVRDVDGTWRDLTESVNEMAGNLTRQVRAIARVATAVTRGDLNLKIDVDASGEIQELQDYINKMIANLRDTTIANKEQDWLKGNLARISALMQGRRDLDDVASLIMSELTPVVSAQHGAFFLSMPLVDGKDAGTEDEEAYELRMLGSYGYSMGSMPTSFRPGEALIGTAAQEKRTILVENAPSGYLKISSGLGEAPPAQVIVLPVLFEGTVLGVIELASFTPFTQIQRDFLNQIAEMIATSVNTISVNTKTEVLLRQSQELTEQLRERSAELENRQKALQDSNAELEEKAELLAQQNRDIEVKNTEIEEARQVLEERAEQLAVSMRYKSEFLANMSHELRTPLNSLLILAKLLADNADTNLTPKQVEFAETIHGAGSDLLQLINDILDLSKVEAGKMDVSPTRIALVQLVDYVEATFRPLTAEKGLDFSVRVSPELPATLHTDEQRLLQVLRNLLSNAVKFTDSGAVELVIRPAGTDVPVAIREQLLESGSLRDADADLIAFSVTDTGIGIAASKMRVIFEAFKQADGTTSRKYGGTGLGLSISREIARLLGGEIYAQSEPGRGSTFTLYLPLHPSELPPQGYGQLAPTLETGELLASEAELHDIRMPAEVKSYQDAQNGPAALFRRRRRALPTAEQHSAVPGQPDGAGGVAQEPWGAAGQQDAGPQQGRGIRFEGEKVLIVDDDIRNVFALTSVLEQHGLSVLYAENGREGIEVLEQHDDVTVVLMDIMMPEMDGYATTTAIRRMPQFAGLPIIALTAKAMKGDREKAIESGASDYVTKPVDPDHLLSVMAQWMREG; translated from the coding sequence GTGGAGTCTGGCGCAGCGACGCGGGGCGGTAGGACGCGCGCGAAAGGCGGACAGTCCCTGAACAGCGGGCGCACACCGCGTACCGGGACCACCGAGGTGGACACGGCGGCCCTGAACCGGTTGCTGGCGGCTCTGGTGTCGATGCGGGACGGCAACTTCCGCAAGCGGCTCACCGTTTCCGGTGACGGCGTCATGTCCGAGATCTCGGCGGTCTTCAACGAGGTCGCCGACCGCAATCTGCATCTGACCGGTGAGCTGTCGCGGGTACGGCGGGTGGTGGGCCGTGAGGGAAAGCTCACGGAGCGGCTGGAGACGGGTGCCGGTGACGGCGCCTGGGCGGCCGCGATCGAGGCGTCGAACGCGCTGGTGGACGATCTCGTACGACCCGTCTCCGAGGTCGGCCGGGTACTGTCCGCTGTCGCGGAGGGCGATCTGTCGCCGCGGATGGACCTGCGCGCGCAGGCGGCGGACGGCAACGGTCATCCGCTGCGCGGTGAGTTCCTGAAGGTCGGGCGGACGGTCAACAACCTGGTCGACCAGTTGTCGACGTTCACCGACGAGGTCACCCGGGTGGCCAGTGAGGTGGGCACCGAGGGCAAGCTGGGCGGACAGGCCCGGGTGCGCGGTATGTCCGGTTCGTGGAAGGACCTCACGGACTCGGTCAACACGATGGCGTACCGGCTGACCGCGCAGGTGCGTGACATCGCTCTCGTGACGACGGCCGTCGCCAAGGGTGATCTGTCGCGGAAGGTCACCGTTCACGTGGCCGGCGAGATGCTGGAGCTGAAGAACACCGTCAACACGATGGTGGACCAGCTCTCCTCGTTCTCCTCCGAGGTGACACGCGTCGCCCGCGAGGTGGGTACGGAGGGGGAGCTGGGCGGTCAGGCCCAGGTGCCCGGTGTGGCCGGTGTGTGGAAGGACCTCACCGATTCGGTGAACCTGATGGCCGGCAACCTGACGGCCCAGGTGCGCGGGATCGCGCAGGTGACGACGGCGGTCGCCAGCGGTGACCTGTCGCAGAAGGTGACCGTCTCCGCGCGCGGTGAGGTCGCGCAGCTCGCCGAGACGATCAACCAGATGACCGAGACGCTGCGGACGTTCGCGGACGAGGTCACCCGTGTCGCCAACGAGGTCGGTGGCGAGGGGCGGCTCGGCGGTCAGGCGAACGTGCCGGGGGCGGCGGGAACGTGGAAGGACCTGACGGACTCGGTCAACACGGTCTTCCGGAACCTGACGACCCAGGTGCGGGACATCGCCGCCGTGACGACCGCGGTGGCCAACGGTGATCTGTCGCAGAAGGTCAGCGTCCAGGTCGCCGGCGAGATGCTGGAGCTGAAGAACACCGTCAACACGATGGTCGACCAGCTGTCGTCGTTCGGTGTCGAGGTCACGCGAGTGGCGCGCGAGGTCGGCGTCGAGGGTGAACTGGGCGGCCAGGCACAGGTTCCGGGGGTGGCCGGTACCTGGAAGGACCTCACGGACTCCGTCAACACGGCGTTCCAGAACCTGACCGGCCAGGTGCGCAACATCGCGCAGGTGACCACGGCGGTCGCGAACGGTGATCTGTCGCAGAAGGTCACCGTCGACGTCTCCGGCGAGATGCTCCAGCTGAAGAACACCGTGAACACGATGGTGGACCAGCTGTCGAGCTTCGCCGACCAGGTGACGCGGATGGCGCGTGACGTGGGTACGGAGGGCCGCCTCGGCGGTCAGGCCCGGGTGGACGGTGTGTCGGGCACCTGGAAGGAACTCACCGACTCCGTCAACTTCATGGCGGGGAACCTGACTTCGCAGGTGCGGCAGATCGCGCAGGTCACCACGGCGGTGGCCCGGGGTGACCTGTCGCAGAAGATCGACGTGGACGCGCGCGGCGAGATCCTGGAGCTGAAGAACACCATCAACACGATGGTCGACCAGCTCTCCGCGTTCGCCGACCAGGTGACGCGGGTGGCCCGTGACGTGGGTACGGAGGGCCGGCTCGGCGGTCAGGCGCAGGTGCCCGGCGTCGCCGGTGTGTGGCGCGACCTGACCGATTCGGTGAACGGCATGGCCGGCAACCTCACCGCGCAGGTCCGCAACATCGCGCAGGTCGCGACGGCGGTGGCCCGGGGTGATCTGTCGCAGAAGATCGACGTGGACGCGCGCGGCGAGATCCTGGAGCTGAAGAACACCCTCAACACGATGGTGGACCAGCTCTCGAACTTCGCCGAGCAGGTGACGCGGGTGGCGCGTGAGGTGGGCACGGAGGGCATGCTCGGCGGGCAGGCCGAGGTGCAGGGTGTCTCCGGCACCTGGAAGGACCTCACCCAGTCGGTGAACTTCATGGCCAACAACCTGACCATCCAGGTGCGCAACATCGCCGAGGTGACGACCGCGGTCGCCAAGGGCGATCTGTCGAAGAAGATCACCGTCGACGCCAAGGGCGAGATCCTCGAACTGGTCACCACCGTCAACACGATGGTGGACCAGCTCTCGAACTTCGCCGAGCAGGTGACCCGGGTGGCCCGTGAGGTGGGTACCGAGGGCAACCTGGGCGGTCAGGCGCGGGTGCCGGGTGTCACCGGCATCTGGAAGGACCTGAGCGACAACGTCAACGTGATGGCCGACAACCTGACCAACCAGGTGCGGAACATCGCGCAGGTCGCGACGGCGGTGGCCAACGGCGACCTCACCAAGAAGGTCACGGTCGAGGCGAGCGGCGAGGTCGCACAGCTCGCCGACACCGTCAACACGATGGTGAAGACGCTGAGTTCGTTCGCCGACCAGGTGACGCGGGTCGCCCGCGAGGTGGGCACGGACGGCATTCTCGGCGGCCAGGCGCGGGTGCCGGGCGTGTCCGGCACGTGGAAGGACCTCACCGAGTCGGTGAACGGGATGGCGTCCAACCTGACCGGCCAGGTGCGCAACATCGCGATGGTCACGACGGCCATCGCCAAGGGCGATCTGACCAAGAAGATCGACATCGACGCGCGCGGCGAGATCCTGGAGCTCAAGACCACCATCAACACGATGGTCGACCAGCTGTCGTCCTTCGCTGAGGAGGTCACCCGGGTCGCCCGGGAGGTGGGCACCGAGGGGCAGTTGGGCGGCCAGGCGCGGGTGCGTGACGTGGACGGCACCTGGCGCGACCTCACCGAGTCGGTGAACGAGATGGCCGGGAACCTGACCCGGCAGGTGCGTGCCATCGCGCGCGTGGCGACCGCGGTGACGCGCGGCGACCTGAACCTGAAGATCGACGTGGACGCCTCGGGCGAGATCCAGGAACTTCAGGACTACATCAACAAGATGATCGCCAACCTGCGCGACACCACCATCGCCAACAAGGAGCAGGACTGGCTGAAGGGCAACCTCGCGCGCATCTCCGCGCTGATGCAGGGGCGCCGTGACCTCGACGACGTGGCCTCGCTGATCATGAGCGAGCTGACTCCGGTCGTCTCGGCCCAGCACGGCGCGTTCTTCCTCTCCATGCCGCTGGTCGACGGCAAGGACGCGGGCACCGAGGACGAGGAGGCGTACGAGCTGCGCATGCTCGGGTCGTACGGCTACTCGATGGGCTCCATGCCGACGTCGTTCCGGCCCGGTGAGGCGCTGATCGGGACGGCGGCGCAGGAGAAGCGCACGATCCTCGTGGAGAACGCGCCGAGCGGCTATCTGAAGATCTCCTCCGGGCTGGGCGAGGCGCCTCCGGCCCAGGTCATCGTGCTTCCGGTGCTGTTCGAGGGGACCGTGCTCGGTGTCATCGAGCTGGCGTCCTTCACCCCGTTCACGCAGATCCAGCGGGACTTCCTGAACCAGATCGCCGAGATGATCGCGACGAGCGTCAACACCATCTCCGTCAACACCAAGACGGAGGTACTGCTCCGGCAGTCGCAGGAGCTCACCGAGCAACTGCGGGAGCGTTCGGCGGAGTTGGAGAACCGGCAGAAGGCGCTGCAGGACTCGAACGCGGAGCTGGAGGAGAAGGCCGAGCTGCTGGCCCAGCAGAACCGCGACATCGAGGTCAAGAACACCGAGATCGAGGAAGCCCGGCAGGTGCTGGAGGAGCGCGCCGAGCAACTCGCCGTCTCCATGCGCTACAAGAGCGAGTTCCTGGCGAACATGTCGCACGAGCTGCGTACGCCGCTGAACTCGCTGCTGATCCTGGCCAAGCTGCTCGCCGACAACGCGGACACCAACCTCACCCCGAAGCAGGTCGAGTTCGCCGAGACGATCCACGGAGCGGGCTCGGACCTGCTCCAGCTGATCAACGACATCCTTGACCTGTCGAAGGTCGAGGCGGGCAAGATGGACGTGTCGCCGACCCGGATCGCACTCGTCCAGCTCGTCGACTACGTGGAGGCCACGTTCCGTCCGCTGACCGCGGAGAAGGGGCTCGACTTCTCCGTACGGGTGTCGCCGGAGCTGCCCGCCACGCTGCACACCGACGAGCAGCGGCTCCTCCAGGTGCTGCGCAACCTGCTCTCCAACGCGGTGAAGTTCACGGATTCCGGTGCCGTCGAGCTGGTGATCCGGCCCGCCGGGACGGATGTGCCGGTGGCCATCCGGGAACAGTTGCTGGAGTCGGGGTCGCTGCGGGACGCGGACGCCGATCTGATCGCGTTCTCCGTCACCGACACCGGTATCGGGATCGCGGCCAGCAAGATGCGGGTGATCTTCGAGGCGTTCAAGCAGGCGGACGGCACGACGAGCCGCAAGTACGGCGGCACGGGTCTGGGGCTCTCCATCTCGCGGGAGATCGCGCGGCTGCTGGGCGGCGAGATCTACGCCCAGAGCGAGCCGGGACGCGGCTCGACCTTCACCCTGTATCTGCCGCTGCACCCGAGCGAACTGCCGCCGCAGGGCTACGGGCAGCTCGCGCCGACGCTGGAGACCGGCGAACTGCTGGCCTCCGAGGCCGAACTGCACGACATCAGGATGCCGGCCGAGGTGAAGTCGTACCAGGACGCCCAGAACGGGCCCGCCGCACTGTTCAGGAGGCGCCGCAGGGCGCTGCCCACGGCCGAGCAGCACTCCGCCGTTCCCGGACAGCCGGACGGTGCGGGGGGCGTGGCCCAGGAGCCGTGGGGGGCCGCGGGCCAGCAGGACGCGGGACCGCAGCAGGGTCGTGGCATCCGGTTCGAGGGCGAGAAGGTGCTGATCGTCGACGACGACATCCGCAACGTCTTCGCGCTGACCAGCGTCCTCGAACAGCACGGGCTCTCGGTGCTTTACGCGGAGAACGGCCGTGAGGGCATCGAAGTCCTGGAGCAGCACGACGATGTGACGGTCGTTCTGATGGACATCATGATGCCCGAGATGGACGGCTACGCCACGACCACGGCGATCCGGCGGATGCCGCAGTTCGCGGGACTGCCGATCATCGCGCTCACGGCGAAGGCCATGAAGGGCGACCGGGAGAAGGCGATCGAGTCGGGTGCCTCCGACTATGTGACCAAGCCGGTCGATCCCGATCATCTGCTGTCCGTGATGGCGCAGTGGATGCGTGAGGGGTGA